The Cicer arietinum cultivar CDC Frontier isolate Library 1 chromosome 1, Cicar.CDCFrontier_v2.0, whole genome shotgun sequence genome contains the following window.
TTGTGATGGAACTTTTATCGTTACTTTTCGTTTTATCTGTGTTTTGTTATTGAGTTTAATAAGCATGCTTTGTCGGtgtaaatagttttacaatGATGATACTATAGTCAACACAAGACGATGATTGTAgagttattttatgataatgaTTACAATTGTGTGTGAGATCAAAATAAATAGTTCTTATAAACTGGCTgtgtaaaattgatttacaCCAAGTTACCAACAATGCACAGTCCTTTTTCTCTTTGGTATTTATGTGGTTTATGCCTTGGTAGTGGCAGTTCATGAGGAGAGAGTTGAGTCTTTGaccttttgtattttattgtgtAGGAGTTGGAAAGTCGTGTCTTCTACTACAGTTCACTGACAAGCGCTTTCAACCCGTCCATGACTTGACCATTGGTGTTGAATTTGGTGCAAGGATGATCACTATTGATAATAAGCCAATCAAGTTGCAAATATGGGATACGGTTTGTAACAAACTCTTTCTGTTCATAAGTCCTTCCAACTTGTTTAATGTTCATATTTAGAAATCTGCGAAACGTGTATTGCTGTTTCTCATTTCTAGGAATTGGTAATTGGTTGTGGTGATCATGTAAATCCAGGGCCGTTTATTGAGGCATTTTCGGGTGAAGTTTCAccctttaaattatttatccaaCCTGAAGATTTCTATTTGGTTGAAGATGacatttcaaattattattttatgttgaatGACTGGTTGATTTTCTTATAGTTATGCAGATAGGAACCATATTGGGTAAATAGCCTAGGGTCGATGCCGTCGTTTGTCATATTTTTAGTCTTCCTTATAACTTTGATATCCATGCCATTTTGTGATAAAGAATACACTATGCTGAGTGTGGTGTAAAGTGTCCTTGGAAGCTGATCCATTTACATTGTTGAAAACCTAAAATTAGTTGGGGATGAAAGTTCATGAATTTATCCATAAGTTACAATAcacatgaaataaatttttggcTTTGTAGAGGTATGATAGTTTTCTCAACCCATCTTCTCAAGTGGTCATGAGGTATGAATGGAAAAATTTATCTATTAGATGGGAGTCCTGGGTGGGATACGGGATTTGGTGACTCATAAAGTGCCTTTCATTCTTCAAATGGTTAGTTTCTCTAGATTGACAGCGGAAATAGGTCCTctaatattgaaattttatgCGACCTTGACATGTTGAAATTGTGCGTCTATATCTCTCTTTATAATGTTCAAAAATCTTTGACAGTGTTCCCACTTGATATTTATGAAGAGagatatattaaaaagaaaatttcaacAAGACAAGGTCAGGTGAAATTTCAAGTTTTCAATATGAGATAATCCAGTCCCTTTTCAGCATAGATTGATTATCCAGATTTCTTTGATGGAAAATATTCTTCATCAGTTGTTTGGGTTTTATAAATTGTGAAGCTGAATTCTGAATTTCCTCATTATATTTCAGGCGGGTCAAGAATCCTTCAGATCTATTACAAGGTCGTATTACAGAGGGGCTGCAGGTGCACTGCTTGTTTATGATATAACCAGGTATCCTCAAGTTTGGACTTCTGTTATCTGAGTTTGAAATCCTAAAATACAGTAATTATTTTCACTTACAAAGAAATTAATTTCTTTCAAAGAATCCATCTTATGCACAAATGCTACTGCATATGCAATATTATctgttttctttttcaaaaggaaattactttatttcactaaaaaataaagaagcAATACATTGCGGGCAATTATGAACATCGCTGGGACATGTCTCTTAAATAACCTCACACTAAgatttggaaagaaaaaaaaaaaggaagaaaagagaGACATTATCCTATGATATTGGCACCTAGTGCAGAATGATCTTCCTTTGGATTATTAACTAGATCTGCTACCACCTTGCAATTCATCTCAAGCATCACTTGAAATATAATTTCTAAatcattttgatttgtttatttcaaaaaataaactgATAGAACACAATTTTATAACGTGGGCTAAATTACTTCTAGAATTTTTTTAGGGAACATGTGTTCTtccaacaaaaaacaaatttattgaaaaacatTTTGCGTTTTTATATTATATCCTAGGAGATCCGTTTTTTGAGCGTATCCAATTTGATGGAGCTACAGAATTTGCGGGACAAGCATGCATGTCTATGTAGTTTCATGTTAGAATTATGccttgtttattttaaataaggTTGTATAATAATGCTGACCCTGCGTTTACCAATAGGAGGGAGACATTTAATCACTTGGCTAGCTGGTTGGAAGATGCAAGGCAGCATGCAAATGCAAATATGACAATTATGCTGATTGGCAACAAATGTGATCTTGCTCATAGGCGGGCTGTAAGCACCGAGGAAGGTGAGCAGTTTGCAAAGGAGCATGGGTTGATCTTCATGGAGGCCTCAGCAAAAACTGCTCAGAACGTTGAAGAGGTCAGAAGTCACATCTTGTAACttgtattttattcatttacttcCCAGCCCCCACTCCGCCAAAGAAAATCAGATTTTGAAATAACTAGGTTCTTAGGTTGAATCTCTTGGAAAATTATCTTTATGGAAGTTTTAATATAACCTATCCTTTTACAGGCATTCATAAAAACAGCTGCAACCATATACAAAAAGATTCAAGATGGACTTTTTGATGTATCAAATGAGGttagttttttttgtatttatctgATTTATCACTTCTTTGgaatttcatattattatagTAGAATCAAAGATGTGTGGGATATTTAACTTCATTGTACcttatatttttacaatatgtGCATGGTTCTGGGGATAATGATTATAAAGTGAAAAGGGTGCTCCTTCTGAATCTGATTCAAGGAACAATTCACTAATAAGTTTATTATGCTTGCAGTCTTATGGAATAAAAGTAGGATATGGTGGAATTCCTGGACCATCTGGAGGTAGGGATGGCCCTTCTGCTGCAGGCAGAGGCTGCTGCAATTGAAGTGAAACATATCACAACTTGTTTGCTTCAATGTAGTTCTTatgtattcttttctttttattttgggtTTGGATATATAAAAGTATATACGTTCTACGTGCCCTGCTGATAAAATCAGATAATTGTATAATGCTTTCTTTTTAATCTTGACTTTGTTTCTTTGACTTAAACagaatatttgtttatatttgtgtGCATAATTAATTGATCTGTTGTTTCATTCTTGTTACTTCTGTTGAATAGAATTGTTCTGTTGAAATAAAAAGCCAGTGAAATGTTATTGGCAATATTTATCCCTAAGTGCTAGAAATTTAACAAATGCTATTGATAAGATACTGGCAAAGCTCATTACTGAGTTTTACAGCTAGCAAATTTCGGATGTGGACATTTACCAGATCAGAACGTGTGTcgtttataatttaatttgaggggcagttgaaaaaaattcaagagAGCATATGAATTGGTAATCATTGTACAACAATTTACAATAGTGAAAAAAGATGAATATACTTCTCACCCTTATCTTATTTTATCTTATCtttttattaagtttttattCCAAAAATGCCTTTAGAGATGTCCCACTCTAAGATCTTCTGAGATGCCTCACTAAGATTCgaaatttacaataaaaaaaatttgtttagttAACTCTCAAAATTGTAAGAACAAATGTGCAATAAAAACTCTGGAAAAAGTGTAGAAGAATACAAAACGACACTAAGAGAAGCTCAAAATGAATAATCACGTGATAAAGGGTCAGATAACCCACACAAGGCAATAAATCTCCATATGAAGAAAACTGGCTATTGTACCCCCCCCATTTAAACCTATACCCCCCCAAATTGTTGAAAATccaattttatccttaaaaaattcataaaattcatttactctcagttaaaaaaaattacccaAAAATCTGAACTtcctgaaatttccggtaagttgcatcgaaatttccggtagttataattgttaccggaaatttgaaaaatgaaatttccggtagttttAATTTGAATANNNNNNNNNNNNNNNNNNNNNNNNNNNNNNNNNNNNNNNNNNNNNNNNNNNNNNNNNNNNNNNNNNNNNNNNNNNNNNNNNNNNNNNNNNNNNNNNNNNNNNNNNNNNNNNNNNNNNNNNNNNNNNNNNNNNNNNNNNNNNNNNNNNNNNNNNNNNNNNNNNNNNNNNNNNNNNNNNNNNNNNNNNNNNNNNNNNNNNNNNNNNNNNNNNNNNNNNNNNNNNNNNNNNNNNNNNNNNNNNNNNNNNNNNNNNNNNNNNNNNNNNNNNNNNNNNNNNNNNNNNNNNNNNNNNNNNNNNNNNNNNNNNNNNNNNNNNNNNNNNNNNNNNNNNNNNNNNNNNNNNNNNNNNNNNNNNNNNNNNNNNNNNNNNNNNNNNNNNNNNNNNNNNNNNNNNNNNNNNNNNNNNNNNNNNNNNNNNNNNNNNNNNNNNNNNNNNNNNNNNNNNNNNNNNNNNNNNNNNNNNNNNNNNNNNNNNNNNNNNNNNNNNNNNNNNNNNNNNNNNNNNNNNNNNNNNNNNNNNNNNNNNNNNNNNNNNNNNNNNNNNNNNNNNNNNNNNNNNNNNNNNNNNNNNNNNNNNNNNNNNNNNNNNNNNNNNNNNNNNNNNNNNNNNNNNNNNNNNNNNNNNNNNNNNNNNNNNNNNNNNNNNNNNNNNNNNNNNNNNNNNNNNNNNNNNNNNNNNNNNNNNNNNNNNNNNNNNNNNNNNNNNNNNNNNNNNNNNNNNNNNNNNNNNNNNNNNNNNNNNNNNNNNNNNNNNNNNNNNNNNNNNNNNNNNNNNNNNNNNNNNNNNNNNNNNNNNNNNNNNNNNNNNNNNNNNNNNNNNNNNNNNNNNNNNNNNNNNNNNNNNNNNNNNNNNNNNNNNNNNNNNNNNNNNNNNNNNNNNNNNNNNNNNNNNNNNNNNNNNNNNNNNNNNNNNNNNNNNNNNNNNNNNNNNNNNNNNNNNNNNNNNNNNNNNNNNNNNNNNNNNNNNNNNNNNNNNNNNNNNNNNNNNNNNNNNNNNNNNNNNNNNNNNNNNNNNNNNNNNNNNNNNNNNNNNNNNNNNNNNNNNNNNNNNNNNNNNNNNNNNNNNNNNNNNNNNNNNNNNNNNNNNNNNNNNNNNNNNNNNNNNNNNNNNNNNNNNNNNNNNNNNNNNNNNNNNNNNNNNNNNNNNNNNNNNNNNNNNNNNNNNNNNNNNNNNNNNNNNNNNNNNNNNNNNNNNNNNNNNNNNNNNNNNNNNNNNNNNNNNNNNNNNNNNNNNNNNNNNNNNNNNNNNNNNNNNNNNNNNNNNNNNNNNNNNNNNNNNNNNNNNNNNNNNNNNNNNNNNNNNNNNNNNNNNNNNNNNNNNNNNNNNNNNNNNNNNNNNNNNNNNNNNNNNNNNNNNNNNNNNNNNNNNNNNNNNNNNNNNNNNNNNNNNNNNNNNNNNNNNNNNNNNNNNNNNNNNNNNNNNNNNNNNNNNNNNNNNNNNNNNNNNNNNNNNNNNNNNNNNNNNNNNNNNNNNNNNNNNNNNNNNNNNNNNNNNNNNNNNNNNNNNNNNNNNNNNNNNNNNNNNNNNNNNNNNNNNNNNNNNNNNNNNNNNNNNNNNNNNNNNNNNNNNNNNNNNNNNNNNNNNNNNNNNNNNNNNNNNNNNNNNNNNNNNNNNNNNNNNNNNNNNNNNNNNNNNNNNNNNNNNNNNNNNNNNNNNNNNNNNNNNNNNNNNNNNNNNNNNNNNNNNNNNNNNNNNNNNNNNNNNNNNNNNNNNNNNNNNNNNNNNNNNNNNNNNNNNNNNNNNNNNNNNNNNNNNNNNNNNNNNNNNNNNNNNNNNNNNNNNNNNNNNNNNNNNNNNNNNNNNNNNNNNNNNNNNNNNNNNNNNNNNNNNNNNNNNNNNNNNNNNNNNNNNNNNNNNNNNNNNNNNNNNNNNNNNNNNNNNNNNNNNNNNNNNNNNNNNNNNNNNNNNNNNNNNNNNNNNNNNNNNNNNNNNNNNNNNNNNNNNNNNNNNNNNNNNNNNNNNNNNNNNNNNNNNNNNNNNNNNNNNNNNNNNNNNNNNNNNNNNNNNNNNNNNNNNNNNNNNNNNNNNNNNNNNNNNNNNNNNNNNNNNNNNNNNNNNNNNNNNNNNNNNNNNNNNNNNNNNNNNNNNNNNNNNNNNNNNNNNNNNNNNNNNNNNNNNNNNNNNNNNNNNNNNNNNNNNNNNNNNNNNNNNNNNNNNNNNNNNNNNNNNNNNNNNNNNNNNNNNNNNNNNNNNNNNNNNNNNNNNNNNNNNNNNNNNNNNNNNNNNNNNNNNNNNNNNNNNNNNNNNNNNNNNNNNNNNNNNNNNNNNNNNNNNNNNNNNNNNNNNNNNNNNNNNNNNNNNNNNNNNNNNNNNNNNNNNNNNNNNNNNNNNNNNNNNNNNNNNNNNNNNNNNNNNNNNNNNNNNNNNNNNNNNNNNNNNNNNNNNNNNNNNNNNNNNNNNNNNNNNNNNNNNNNNNNNNNNNNNNNNNNNNNNNNNNNNNNNNNNNNNNNNNNNNNNNNNNNNNNNNNNNNNNNNNNNNNNNNNNNNNNNNNNNNNNNNNNNNNNNNNNNNNNNNNNNNNNNNNNNNNNNNNNNNNNNNNNNNNNNNNNNNNNNNNNNNNNNNNNNNNNNNNNNNNNNNNNNNNNNNNNNNNNNNNNNNNNNNNNNNNNNNNNNNNNNNNNNNNNNNNNNNNNNNNNNNNNNNNNNNNNNNNNNNNNNNNNNNNNNNNNNNNNNNNNNNNNNNNNNNNNNNNNNNNNNNNNNNNNNNNNNNNNNNNNNNNNNNNNNNNNNNNNNNNNNNNNNNNNNNNNNNNNNNNNNNNNNNNNNNNNNNNNNNNNNNNNNNNNNNNNNNNNNNNNNNNNNNNNNNNNNNNNNNNNNNNNNNNNNNNNNNNNNNNNNNNNNNNNNNNNNNNNNNNNNNNNNNNNNNNNNNNNNNNNNNNNNNNNNNNNNNNNNNNNNNNNNNNNNNNNNNNNNNNNNNNNNNNNNNNNNNNNNNNNNNNNNNNNNNNNNNNNNNNNNNNNNNNNNNNNNNNNNNNNNNNNNNNNNNNNNNNNNNNNNNNNNNNNNNNNNNNNNNNNNNNNNNNNNNNNNNNNNNNNNNNNNNNNNNNNNNNNNNNNNNNNNNNNNNNNNNNNNNNNNNNNNNNNNNNNNNNNNNNNNNNNNNNNNNNNNNNNNNNNNNNNNNNNNNNNNNNNNNNNNNNNNNNNNNNNNNNNNNNNNNNNNNNNNNNNNNNNNNNNNNNNNNNNNNNNNNNNNNNNNNNNNN
Protein-coding sequences here:
- the LOC101501307 gene encoding ras-related protein RABB1c — encoded protein: MSYAYLFKYIIIGDTGVGKSCLLLQFTDKRFQPVHDLTIGVEFGARMITIDNKPIKLQIWDTAGQESFRSITRSYYRGAAGALLVYDITRRETFNHLASWLEDARQHANANMTIMLIGNKCDLAHRRAVSTEEGEQFAKEHGLIFMEASAKTAQNVEEAFIKTAATIYKKIQDGLFDVSNESYGIKVGYGGIPGPSGGRDGPSAAGRGCCN